The following are encoded in a window of Roseibaca calidilacus genomic DNA:
- the repB gene encoding plasmid partitioning protein RepB, giving the protein MARKVTFDIPEDEEKQENSSISPTRTQSRAPALSGMARSLQDAAQSSIQEISTDLIDDSEFQDRLALDEEDDIRELAESIDKQGQLIPILLSPEGGRYRIIYGRRRLAALRLIGKPAKALIRGLDEDQAILAQGQENSFRKDLSWIEKALFARSLIESGKDEGLVCDALNIDQKARKAGDKLTGLARMKQVTSCIPTELIQKIGAAPGVGRDRWYAAAKSYESLGFSGDEGFPAGNREFHDALMESRGSGKTSDERFAVFEGLLKQHKPPAPPAIQTELGMVKVTKRNVIITVKNGDDGLHKWISENPESALLALANAKAAGPGQNNTPEKMEPIGNPVSGKDQDLDGPDIDDNEN; this is encoded by the coding sequence ATGGCCCGCAAAGTCACATTCGACATTCCCGAGGATGAAGAAAAGCAGGAGAACTCGTCGATTTCTCCGACTCGAACCCAGTCACGAGCGCCTGCCCTTTCGGGAATGGCCCGTTCTCTTCAGGATGCGGCACAATCTTCAATTCAAGAAATCAGTACCGACCTTATTGATGATTCCGAGTTCCAGGATCGTCTGGCCCTGGATGAAGAAGATGACATCAGGGAACTGGCTGAAAGTATTGACAAGCAGGGACAGCTTATCCCGATACTTCTAAGCCCCGAAGGGGGGCGATACAGGATCATCTATGGGCGCAGGCGATTAGCTGCCCTTCGACTTATCGGCAAGCCTGCAAAGGCTCTCATCAGAGGCTTGGATGAGGATCAAGCGATTCTTGCACAAGGCCAAGAGAACAGCTTTCGAAAAGACCTCAGCTGGATTGAAAAAGCCCTGTTTGCACGTTCTCTCATAGAGTCCGGCAAGGATGAGGGGCTGGTCTGTGACGCCCTCAACATCGATCAGAAAGCCAGAAAAGCCGGTGACAAGCTCACGGGACTTGCTCGCATGAAACAAGTCACTTCCTGTATTCCGACTGAACTCATCCAAAAGATCGGGGCGGCACCCGGGGTTGGACGGGATCGTTGGTATGCTGCCGCAAAGTCTTATGAGAGCCTTGGCTTCTCTGGAGATGAAGGGTTTCCGGCCGGAAACCGAGAATTCCATGATGCTCTCATGGAATCCAGAGGTTCAGGCAAGACCTCCGACGAACGCTTTGCGGTGTTCGAAGGGCTCCTGAAACAGCACAAGCCCCCTGCCCCACCGGCAATCCAGACAGAACTCGGGATGGTGAAGGTCACCAAGAGAAACGTGATCATCACCGTCAAGAACGGAGATGACGGGCTTCACAAGTGGATCTCTGAGAATCCAGAGTCCGCTCTTCTCGCGTTGGCGAATGCGAAGGCTGCTGGTCCCGGACAGAACAATACCCCAGAGAAAATGGAACCCATAGGTAACCCAGTCTCCGGTAAGG